One part of the Ornithodoros turicata isolate Travis chromosome 2, ASM3712646v1, whole genome shotgun sequence genome encodes these proteins:
- the LOC135385336 gene encoding NFX1-type zinc finger-containing protein 1-like, with translation MQRYRSGDEFPTRESYDISRAHISQDEDDGTGRSYAEGGECPVPYTQKCSRISRNRYTLTKGDRSVDVDALSCRQEHSIVSMGNLLSLLDAPPSEVVFTLVLCRDELDVLLDTAAQDGPSLTVLLRVLGRACTCEHDHHVRHLLATVTSSDTFLQHVQQQILCRMRTHLFWNHCVAPLAAMLEKTAKLLTDEEKTRVFAITSTLLDIVNIGLQEGRTIDLNVVHSVERTGIQLAGATQNDLRGYERLLDAYTGNGDSDNKSSAILEELITSRDISEFNCDGDALASEVTSSADYVKFQIMSLRCQFMLPLVRTLRQMQTFTSSGEAAAVPLYSGVRIGQVVCTSHGVGHKVLYVPGDQASGTQLRPGCMVCISNDNFHNILLGTVLWKSSDDSERGHIVVSFLEVKPVEAVASSRGLVMFETPLFYKDHKAVFDLIRQFDVSDKRIPFSRYLIDKQPCPSPPNYVDHNTVFDMTSLFNKRTFVHPLKDRSWPPFNESTLDSHQYDAFHSVMSQDLALIEGMPGSGKAYLIQCVLRIIRENREVCPSQGRMLLVALRSEVLEALLTLVLEDCKDVVCVDDSEDDMIKPFVLKQKNRQDSASVLHALHQEHKKEAGELKTRIALEQDRIRMVPTALLSENEIKCAMTDQHYRSLFFSTSNARGNIISFWLQTDNIEVSSRYGSPCLKDLTDDDVRHINDVWALDMESRYRLYSYWQSRYIEKLTAKLGMLMERFKFLVELQNEVQEALVHEALKGASVVGCTVSALPKVWKALRGSTPHIAILAEARSIPEVFLLPLVMLNPRHLVLVSDREIIRQKGKDFVSLFERLVEQGTQCNILLGQHRYGPSTSAVLESFKKKKLTSRLEYHSAPPPVLGVSQNLHFATHNLSYEKNILIASTFEAEFLVSLSKHLLFQGYQPNDIQVFASSIEQARLIESLMESPAPIAVSAMPTAPMKVTTIVLLSFAASYPVTNLREQNDAILSHYYAMSSAGVGLYAIGNVDYLASQFPIWKDVRKVLEEENSIGGSLQLRCQIHPNKVTNMSCARDFDDVSGGGCDIPCEARLPCGHTCQKRCHVIDRYHTYTTCGQPCKELLPCDHQCTGLCGEPCQKECLVMVNALSPCDHVVRVQCSRVGDVDLVRRSCSEICRKKIRKGVRCSGICSECYANGVHSGDNTRSGGNETDGTCTVCAVM, from the coding sequence ATGCAGAGGTACAGGTCTGGGGACGAGTTTCCTACGAGGGAGAGCTATGATATATCACGAGCACACATAAGCCAGGACGAAGACGATGGTACTGGTCGCAGCTACGCAGAAGGTGGGGAATGTCCCGTTCCCTACACTCAGAAGTGCAGTCGCATCAGTCGGAACCGCTACACGCTTACAAAAGGAGACAGGTCCGTGGATGTCGACGCGTTATCATGCAGACAAGAACACAGCATCGTCAGTATGGGCAACCTATTGTCTTTACTCGATGCGCCTCCCTCCGAAGTGGTCTTCACATTGGTCCTCTGTCGCGACGAGCTCGATGTTCTCCTGGACACTGCCGCACAGGATGGACCATCTCTGACTGTGCTTTTACGTGTCCTTGGAAGAGCGTGCACATGCGAGCACGATCATCACGTTCGTCACCTGTTGGCCACAGTCACGTCAAGTGACACATTTCTTCAGCATGTCCAACAACAAATTCTCTGCAGGATGAGAACGCACTTGTTCTGGAACCACTGTGTTGCACCCTTGGCTGCTATGCTGGAAAAAACAGCGAAGTTGTTGACAGATGAGGAGAAGACAAGAGTGTTTGCAATCACGTCGACTTTGCTGGACATTGTGAATATAGGTCTGCAGGAAGGCAGAACCATAGATCTCAACGTCGTGCACAGTGTGGAAAGGACAGGAATACAACTCGCTGGAGCTACTCAAAATGATTTGCGAGGGTACGAGAGACTGTTGGACGCGTACACAGGCAATGGTGACAGTGACAATAAATCGAGCGCCATTCTAGAAGAACTAATCACCAGCCGTGACATCAGTGAGTTCAACTGCGACGGAGATGCATTGGCTAGTGAGGTTACTTCGTCAGCAGACTATGTAAAATTTCAGATTATGTCCCTTCGTTGTCAGTTCATGTTGCCTCTCGTGAGGACCCTGCGACAAATGCAAACGTTTACTTCTTCTGGTGAGGCAGCAGCCGTTCCTCTATATTCAGGTGTGAGGATAGGTCAGGTGGTATGTACATCGCATGGCGTGGGCCACAAGGTACTCTATGTGCCAGGAGATCAAGCTTCAGGAACACAACTACGACCCGGTTGTATGGTATGCATAAGCAATGATAATTTTCATAACATACTGCTTGGAACCGTACTCTGGAAGAGCTCTGATGACAGCGAGCGAGGTCATATTGTTGTGTCGTTTTTGGAAGTGAAGCCAGTCGAAGCGGTTGCATCGTCCAGGGGACTGGTCATGTTCGAGACGCCGCTGTTCTACAAAGACCACAAAGCAGTATTTGACTTGATAAGACAGTTTGATGTAAGTGATAAGCGCATTCCTTTCTCCCGATATCTCATAGACAAGCAACCATGTCCTTCGCCTCCTAACTATGTTGACCACAACACTGTGTTTGACATGACGAGCTTGTTCAACAAACGTACTTTTGTGCACCCCCTTAAAGACCGCAGCTGGCCACCGTTCAACGAGTCCACTCTAGATTCGCATCAGTACGATGCTTTCCATTCCGTCATGTCGCAAGACTTAGCTCTCATCGAAGGCATGCCGGGTTCTGGCAAGGCGTATCTTATCCAGTGTGTGCTTCGTATTATTCGGGAAAACCGTGAGGTCTGCCCAAGCCAGGGCCGTATGCTCCTTGTAGCTTTAAGAAGTGAAGTTCTCGAAGCACTTTTGACATTGGTACTCGAAGACTGCAAAGACGTGGTTTGCGTTGACGACTCCGAAGACGACATGATAAAGCCATTTGTTCTGAAGCAGAAGAATCGGCAAGATTCAGCATCTGTTCTTCACGCGCTTCACCAGGAGCATAAGAAAGAAGCTGGTGAACTAAAGACACGAATTGCCCTGGAACAGGACAGAATCCGAATGGTTCCAACAGCTTTGCTGTCTGAGAATGAGATAAAGTGTGCAATGACAGATCAACATTATAGAAGCCTATTCTTCAGTACCTCAAACGCACGGGGAAACATAATCAGCTTCTGGCTGCAGACGGATAACATTGAGGTGTCATCGAGGTATGGGTCGCCGTGCCTAAAAGATCTGACAGACGATGATGTTCGCCACATAAACGATGTTTGGGCACTTGACATGGAAAGTAGGTATCGCCTGTACAGCTATTGGCAAAGTAGATACATCGAAAAGTTGACTGCCAAGCTTGGAATGCTCATGGAGCGTTTCAAATTTCTTGTGGAGTTGCAGAATGAGGTTCAAGAGGCTCTTGTTCATGAAGCTTTAAAAGGAGCTTCGGTAGTTGGATGCACAGTGTCAGCTCTTCCAAAGGTATGGAAAGCGTTACGAGGGAGCACACCGCATATCGCTATACTGGCTGAAGCTAGGAGCATTCCTGAAGTTTTCCTCCTACCGTTGGTCATGCTAAACCCCCGACATTTGGTGCTGGTATCGGACAGAGAAATCATCCGTCAGAAAGGCAAAGATTTTGTTTCCCTCTTTGAGCGTCTTGTGGAACAAGGAACACAATGTAACATACTACTCGGCCAACATCGCTACGGCCCAAGTACGTCAGCCGTTCTTGAGTCGTTCAAAAAGAAGAAATTGACTTCCAGGCTAGAATACCATTCAGCTCCTCCTCCGGTTCTGGGTGTATCACAAAACCTTCACTTTGCCACCCACAACCTCTCTTACGAGAAAAATATCTTGATTGCCAGCACATTCGAAGCAGAGTTCTTGGTTTCGCTTTCGAAACACCTGCTGTTTCAAGGATATCAACCGAATGACATCCAGGTATTCGCGAGCAGCATTGAACAAGCTAGACTTATTGAATCCCTCATGGAATCACCCGCACCCATCGCAGTAAGCGCGATGCCCACTGCTCCGATGAAGGTGACCACAATTGTGCTATTGTCTTTCGCAGCTTCTTATCCTGTGACGAACCTTCGCGAGCAAAACGACGCAATCCTGTCTCATTACTACGCAATGTCTTCAGCTGGCGTGGGGCTCTATGCCATTGGTAATGTCGACTACTTAGCAAGTCAATTTCCCATTTGGAAAGACGTGCGCAAAGTACTCGAAGAAGAAAACAGCATTGGTGGTTCTCTCCAGTTGCGCTGCCAAATTCATCCTAATAAGGTGACTAATATGTCATGTGCCAGGGACTTCGACGACGTATCTGGTGGAGGGTGCGACATACCGTGCGAGGCGAGGCTTCCATGCGGCCATACCTGCCAGAAGAGGTGCCATGTCATTGACAGATACCACACATACACCACTTGTGGGCAACCATGCAAGGAACTGCTACCCTGTGACCATCAGTGCACGGGGCTGTGCGGTGAGCCTTGCCAAAAAGAATGTCTGGTTATGGTAAATGCTCTTTCGCCCTGTGATCACGTTGTAAGGGTACAATGCAGCCGCGTCGGTGATGTGGACTTGGTCAGACGATCCTGTAGCGAAATTTGCCGTAAAAAGATAAGAAAGGGCGTTAGGTGCTCAGGAATCTGTAGCGAATGTTATGCTAATGGTGTGCACTCGGGCGATAATACACGTTCAGGTGGCAATGAGACAGACGGTACATGTACAGTGTGCGCAGTGATGTGA